TAGGTATCATTTTCTGTATGCACGCTACATATACTTTAGtcttatactttaaaaaaaagttattataaaataaaaatcaatatgtATTGTTCGTCCTTAAAATTAGTTAATGGGTGGTTTTGGTCTATAACATTTAAAATGATAACTTTTAATTCTTTCGAGGCCAAACTAAAAACAATCACCCCTTAAAACCTTTCATTTCACAAGGACTTAAATGATCACTTTAAgtttgttaaaaactaaaatcgatcatttaaaaaatttttggaaCTAAAAATAGAATACAATCCTCTGTACTACATTTTGTGttttaccaatcacaactttgtatatgtttttttttttttttttttttttttttttttttcattttaaattttgactattttataaaaaaaaaagttaaacaaatacatgataagttgtgattggtggaacATAAAGTGGAATACAAATAATGGTAGATGATttgtattcttaaaaaacaatcattttagACTTCAATACTAAAATTCAGATGATTTGTATTCCTAAAAACAATCATTTTACACTTCAATACTAAAATTGCTTATGGGATAAGCTTTTGGTTGTGCCTGAGTGTGTATGTTTTAATCAGAAAGGGTTTGCTGCTTTGAACAAAGTCAATTAATATACAATACCATGATACGAAAATAAGTGACAACTGGCagagaataaaatttttttttggtagaaagaataaaagaattTGATTATATAAATGGCatacaaattaattaatcaaatggGAATGtcgaaaaaataaaagaattgatcTACGAGACTACAAACTATATATTATGTTCATTTCTTTAGGACATGGTGCATTCTGGTGGGAGGCCTTGTGGGAATCTCTTTGAGTCTGTGCAGTAATTGTATATCATGTAGTTCTTCtgaacccatttcaacctgtcTTGACTAGTTGAGTCCAATTCTTGTGATAGCCATGCATTGCTAGTGGATGGAGACGATGGGGAGCTTGAACTGCAAGATGATATTCCAGAGGACCAAACACATGCATTGGCATTGAAGTTCCTATAGGAGGCAGTGAAAGGAGCTTGTGTCCAGTCTGTTTTAACTAGGCCGCCCCTTGTGGCCCAATCATCAGCATTCCACAGGCTAGAGTAGATCCTCATTGCCTGGTTCTTTGGGAATGGTACACCAATTGACTCAAGGTTCTTGAACTCTCTTAACGGAGTGCCATCCACAGAGAAACTGAAACAGAGAACATacaatttcattagtttttacaacctatcaaaattaaataaataaatgatggAAGACAATTTTGAAACAAGGAGTCTATGGATACAGTAGTTTTCACAACTGTTAATATGAACTGTTGTGATTGGTGTGCTACAGAAGTAATATTCATGTCAAAGTGACATTGCTCCGATCACAAAAAATCATGTTccattgtgaaaaatattgtgtcctTAGTATTAACATTTTGGAAAGGTGGATTTGTAGGTACTTACATGATGCGCTGGGGGTTCCAAAGGATAGAATAGGTGTGGAAATCTGCAGTTGGGTCAAACCAGAGATAGAATTGCTGCTCTCTgttgcccttgccttggctgaaCACATTGGTGTGAATGATGTAAGGATCACCACTCAAATTGCCCAGGAACTCAAAGTCTATCTCATCCCATGTCGACCCTTTTGAGGATAACTGCACACATGAAaggatgatatatatatattagcataCCTTTAAGCATggaatttataaataaaatcgTATTATAGAAGATTGAGACAAATAGTGATATGGCAAGAGAGCTCACATAGTAGGCAGTGACTGTGCCAGCAGAGTTTCCAGGGACAAGCTTGAGTTGCATATCAATCTTTCCgaataaatattcattcttgGATTGGAATCCAGAGCCAGAGGCCTTGTCAAGGGAGAGAGTAAGAAGCTCTCCACTGTTTAGTATCTTAGCACGGCCATCACCCCATGTGATATCAAAATCTTGGTTCAAGTTACTCGCAGAGGCAAGCGATATTAAAGTGCCAAGCATGAGAGTAATGATCATCAGCATCACTGGAAATGTTGAAGGAAAAGAATCCATGGAAATATGAAAGAGGGTAATTGAAACTATGAGTAAGAAGCTTATGAAATGAAGGGACCGATGAGTATGGTTGAGAACTTGGATTGGTATTTATAGTGATACGTTTCGTTAGGCCAAAGTAGGAGAGGAAGTAGCATAGGAAGGTCCATTAGTCAAGTCAGCTATGGACAGTTGTTGGGCGAGTTAAAAGATATTGGCTGTCAAATTGAACTCAAAATTCCGCCTTAATTTCCTAGTCCTAGCGAGTGATGGGACGCGGTTTTGCATTACGCGATAATTTGATACTAACGAGACGAGTTGGGTGTTGCATCACTAGCAGATATATGCTTGTTgcttgttgaaaaataaaagtcaagAGAAGAAGATATGTGCATTCGTTTGCACCGACTGCTGCAGTCAACACCGGCTAAGACATTAAAAAACAGATGATCTTATCTCATTgccaaaaagtttttattttttattacttttttctttttggttgagGGTTGGGGcgtttcaaaatcaaaattttatttggtataaaattcaatttttaatcTTCTCACTTTACTTCCGTtcaaatcaataatttaactttGTTAAATACAAAACAATGTCATTTAATGGCTCTTTGACCACTCAATTTGGACATAGACTAACTGAAAGACTTAATTGAACAAAGTTAACAGTTAGataattgaattgaataaaagtaaagttaaaaaactGTATTTATGCAATTTCAAATTGTATAATTTGTaagtaagttttttatttaatatgatGTATACTTCGTATATATCAAAATctagttttgatcatggttatTTCCCATGATAAACACCAAGTTTATTTAAAGAAGAAGGATACATATAAAGCAGACTCTATCTCTAGCTAGGTCCCTAATTACATTAATAGAAGACGAAATTGAGATTGCAACTAGCCAAAAACTTGtc
This DNA window, taken from Quercus robur chromosome 2, dhQueRobu3.1, whole genome shotgun sequence, encodes the following:
- the LOC126715790 gene encoding xyloglucan endotransglucosylase/hydrolase protein 22-like, with translation MDSFPSTFPVMLMIITLMLGTLISLASASNLNQDFDITWGDGRAKILNSGELLTLSLDKASGSGFQSKNEYLFGKIDMQLKLVPGNSAGTVTAYYLSSKGSTWDEIDFEFLGNLSGDPYIIHTNVFSQGKGNREQQFYLWFDPTADFHTYSILWNPQRIIFSVDGTPLREFKNLESIGVPFPKNQAMRIYSSLWNADDWATRGGLVKTDWTQAPFTASYRNFNANACVWSSGISSCSSSSPSSPSTSNAWLSQELDSTSQDRLKWVQKNYMIYNYCTDSKRFPQGLPPECTMS